A part of Helicoverpa zea isolate HzStark_Cry1AcR chromosome 17, ilHelZeax1.1, whole genome shotgun sequence genomic DNA contains:
- the LOC124638342 gene encoding nucleolar protein 8, with amino-acid sequence MISATRLFVGNLPENTQENELHKAFSVFGEITNLDLKCKPGDTNESKKFAFVSISAGNSDVESCIKHFSQENFKGNRLYVTRARESFLERLQRERQLAQVKESGKGVQEEHLPKKNPILKLSDKLNPRKRKIEVNHINEGNRIRRHSKDDPLANETSLNDHKHKIKRNLKDSKHNDAGDATDGKNLSIVTEADKKKHEAEKKRLESMKKKRQEFKEKQMIIKTGLTGVDKAKNKKVIFSDYEDEIPNGRTENNSNKTKRKGNQNTLFEDDGDESDDGLNFEVKKQFEGKKGQKVLDLQSRYKSDKRFTLDERFIDDDEEEETNPRQDYNTEEVELGTADEKAKQMNILQDVLGVTIKQKYTDNDNKNKKPKLGMLRFDPLQPDHAKFLAPVEPKPEPTKKSKKKTKEKQEDIQEQQIEPEGPKVEVSKEQFYKVSDALKEAIAQPSSFSLRSLFGSKENDDDGVQEQETDYIPLEAPKAKKVKNPLDPKEKNPFVYDSSDSETEEPETKEVKPEQLPAPAIETKAVWKENLFFSTFDIRLKDGLSFFSKAPETEIQKERRELKSLMKKRIYNNDRKNQMFKKKIGGKKKSMKKPYKNKS; translated from the exons ATGATATCTGCTACCCGTTTGTTTGTGGGAAACCTCCCAGAAAACACTCAAGAAAATGAACTTCACAAGGCTTTctctgtttttggtgaaataACAAACTTGGATCTAAAATGTAAACCTGGAGACACTAATGAAAGTAAGAAGTTTGCCTTCGTTTCAATCTCTGCCGGGAATTCAGACGTGGAGTCAT gcataaaacatttttcacaAGAAAACTTTAAAGGCAATAGATTGTATGTAACAAGAGCCAGAGAAAGTTTCTTGGAAAGACTGCAAAGGGAAAGACAACTTGCACAAGTAAAAGAATCAGGAAAG GGTGTACAAGAAGAACATTTACCCAAGAAAAACCCAATATTAAAACTGAGCGACAAATTGAATCCAAGGAAAAGAAAAATAGAAGTGAACCACATTAATGAAGGTAACAGAATAAGAAGACATAGTAAAGATGACCCTCTTGCTAATGAGACTTCATTAAATGatcataaacataaaataaaacgtaatttaAAAGATTCAAAACATAATGATGCTGGAGATGCCACAGATGGTAAAAACTTGTCTATTGTAACtgaagctgataaaaaaaagcATGAGGCTGAAAAGAAAAGGCTAGAATCTATGAAAAAGAAGAGACAGGAGTTTAAAGAGAAACAAATGATCATTAAAACTGGTTTAACTGGTGTT gacaaagcaaaaaataaaaaggtgaTATTTTCGGATTACGAAGATGAGATACCAAACGGAAGAACAgaaaataatagtaataaaacaaaaagaaaagggAACCAAAACACTTTGTTTGAAGATGATGGTGATGAATCTGACGATGGATTGAATTTTGAAGTCAAAAAGCAATTTGAAGGCAAGAAAGGACAGAAG GTTTTAGATTTGCAATCAAGATACAAATCTGATAAACGTTTCACCTTAGATGAAAGGttcattgatgatgatgaagaagaagaaacTAATCCAAGGCAAGATTACAATACTGAAGAAGTAGAATTGGGCACTGCAGATGAAAAAGCTAAACAAATGAATATACTACAAGATGTTCTTGGAGTgactatcaaacaaaaatacacagACAATGACAATAAGAACAAAAA ACCAAAACTAGGAATGCTTAGGTTTGACCCCTTGCAGCCTGATCATGCCAAATTTTTGGCACCTGTTGAACCCAAACCAGAACCAACGAAGAAatctaaaaagaaaacaaaagaaaagcaaGAGGACATACAGGAACAACAAATAGAGCCAGAAGGTCCAAAAGTTGAAGTATCTaaagaacaattttataaagTCAGTGATGCATTAAAAGAAGCCATAGCACAACCAAGCAGTTTCAGTTTACGAAGTTTATTTGGCAGCAaggaaaatgatgatgatg GTGTCCAAGAACAAGAGACAGACTATATTCCCCTTGAAGCACCTAAAGCAAAAAAGGTGAAAAATCCATTAGATCCTAAGGAAAAGAATCCTTTTGTTTATGATTCTTCTGATTCCGAAACTGAGGAACCAGAGACTAAAGAAGTTAAACCAGAGCAGTTACCGGCACCTGCCATTGAAACTAAAGCTGTGTGGAAAGAAAATCTATTCTTTTCTACATTTGATATACGTCTAAaag atggTCTATCTTTCTTCAGTAAAGCTCCAGAGACTGaaatacaaaaagaaagaaGGGAACTGAAGTCATTAATGAAGAAACgaatttataataatgataGAAAGAATCAAATGTTCAAAAAGAAAATAGGAGGCAAGAAGAAATCAATGAAAAaaccatataaaaataaaagttaa